The following coding sequences are from one Plasmodium gaboni strain SY75 chromosome 10, whole genome shotgun sequence window:
- a CDS encoding putative endonuclease: MTIKGLVRFINKKIPSTIKKIDDINSFKGKKFIIDGTFFIYKFMYVAWKHIINDKNRDLKYKANELATHILIRQYIIKKSIELLKNQHEYFKSLKINTLYIIEDIGARCELQPVDYKCKKHVWKERETIRKKKNLFDILNVDSSKNSILKSNDNINVNDSNIINNTFKKNNIVNNFLCDQKNNISNICEKKNLKKKNQMEIIVDEDGIHDLFKKNIFIKINSKTANDIYNYLLLENIPIFITKNDAEKECAIQCSHERDIVVSDDTDALAFGAPNLIRFITNKKKRHIINKEELLNELNINYEQFIDFCILSGCDYSAKIPGIGPVKAHEIIKKYKTIETFLESNAFNKYKNSKLFNQKLNGTSMSLNDYILNEFTYEQARKVFFNSY, from the coding sequence atgaCCATCAAAGGACTGGTAAGatttataaataagaaaattCCTAGTACCATAAAAAAGATTGATGACATAAATAGTTTTAAGGGTAAGAAGTTTATAATCGATGgaacattttttatttataaatttatgtATGTTGCGTGgaaacatataataaatgataaaaaccgtgatttaaaatataaggCGAATGAATTAGCaacacatatattaataagacaatatattattaaaaaaagtattGAATTGTTGAAAAATCAAcatgaatattttaaatcCTTAAAAATTAACACACTTTATATAATTGAAGATATTGGTGCGCGTTGTGAATTACAACCTGTTGACTACAAATGTAAAAAGCATGTATGGAAAGAAAGAGAAACCATtagaaagaaaaaaaatttatttgatattttaaatgtaGATTCCTCAAAAAATAgtattttaaaaagtaatgataatattaatgtaaatgatagtaatataattaataatacttttaaaaagaataacattgttaataattttttatgtgaccaaaagaataatataagtaatatatgtgaaaagaaaaatttaaaaaaaaaaaatcaaatgGAAATTATTGTAGATGAAGATGGTATACATGATTtatttaagaaaaatatatttataaaaataaattccAAAACAGCTAATGATATTTACAATTATTTATTACTAGAAAATATCCCCATatttattacaaaaaatgATGCAGAAAAAGAATGTGCAATTCAATGTTCTCATGAAAGAGATATTGTTGTATCAGATGATACCGACGCCTTAGCATTTGGTGCACCTAATTTAATAAGAtttataacaaataaaaaaaaaagacatataattaataaagaagaacttttaaatgaattaaatataaattatgaGCAATTCATAGatttttgtattttatcAGGATGTGACTATAGTGCAAAAATTCCTGGTATTGGCCCTGTAAAAGCCCatgaaattataaaaaaatataaaactaTTGAAACATTTCTAGAATCAAATgcttttaataaatataagaattccaaattatttaatcaaaaattaaatgGAACATCAATGTCtttaaatgattatattCTAAATGAATTTACCTATGAGCAGGCAAGAAaagttttttttaattccTACTAA
- a CDS encoding putative 26S protease regulatory subunit 4, with product MGNTPGGMNNPYGFLGKKDDKDKGKEKDKEKKKLESVPISHMGKKKKKNKGTSGHSKLPTVTPNTKCRLKLLKLERIKDYLLLEEEYITNQEQIKSSDDKNYVKLKIDDLRGSPMSVGTLEELIDENHGIIATSVGPEYYVNILSFVDKDLLEPGCSVLLNNKTNSVVGILLDEVDPLVSVMKVEKAPLESYADIGGLESQIQEIKEAVELPLTHPELYEDIGIKPPKGVILYGPPGTGKTLLAKAVANETSATFLRVVGSELIQKYLGDGPKLVREMFKVAEEHAPSIVFIDEIDAVGTKRYEATSGGEREIQRTMLELLNQLDGFDSRGDVKVIMATNRIDSLDPALIRPGRIDRKIQLPNPDTKTKRRIFQIHTSKMTMSPDVDLEEFVMSKDELSGADIKAICTEAGLLALRERRMKITQADLRKARDKALFQKKGNIPEGLYL from the exons atGGGAAATACTCCAGGTGGTATGAATAATCCATATGGATTTTTAG GAAAAAAAGATGATAAGGATAAAGGTAAAGAGAAAGATaaggaaaagaaaaaacTAGAAAGTGTTCCAATATCTCATATGggaaagaaaaagaaaaaaaacaaagGAACATCAGGTCATTCCAAATTACCAACTGTGACACCTAATACAAAATGTAgattaaaattattaaaattagAAAGGATAAAagattatttattattagaagaagaatatataacaaatcAAGAGCAGATTAAAAGTagtgatgataaaaattatgtgaaattaaaaatagaTGATTTAAGAGGATCACCTATGAGTGTAGGTACGTTAGAAGAATTAATAGATGAAAATCATGGTATTATAGCTACATCTGTTGGTCCAgaatattatgtaaatatattatcatttgtTGATAAAGATTTATTAGAACCTGGTTGTTCagttttattaaataataaaactaATAGTGTAGTTGGAATATTATTAGATGAAGTTGATCCTTTAGTATCAGTTATGAAAGTTGAAAAAGCTCCATTAGAATCGTATGCAGATATTGGTGGATTAGAATCACAAATACaagaaataaaagaagCTGTTGAATTGCCCTTGACACATCCAGAACTTTATGAAGATATAGGTATTAAACCACCTAAGGGTGTTATCTTATATGGTCCACCTGGTACTGGTAAAACGTTATTAGCTAAAGCTGTAGCTAATGAAACATCTGCTACATTTTTAAGAGTTGTAGGTTCTGAattaatacaaaaatatttagGTGATGGTCCAAAATTAGTTAGAGAAATGTTTAAAGTTGCAGAAGAACATGCACCTTCTATAGTTTTTATTGATGAAATTGATGCTGTAGGTACCAAAAGATATGAAGCTACAAGTGGAGGTGAAAGAGAAATTCAAAGAACTATGTTAGAACTATTAAACCAATTAGATGGTTTTGATTCTAGAGGTGATGTTAAAGTTATTATGGCAACTAATAGAATAGATTCATTAGATCCTGCTCTCATTCGACCAGGTAGAATTGATAGAAAAATACAATTACCTAATCCAGATACCAAAACCAAAAGAAGAATCTTTCAAATTCATACTAGTAAAATGACAATGTCTCCAGATGTAGATTTAGAAGAATTTGTTATGTCAAAAGATGAATTATCAGGTGCTGATATAAAAGCCATATGTACAGAAGCAGGTCTCTTAGCTCTTAGAGAAAGACGAATGAAAATAACTCAAGCAGATTTACGTAAGGCAAGAGATAAGGCATTATTCCAAAAGAAAGGAAACATACCCGAAGGTTTatacttataa